A region from the Corylus avellana chromosome ca7, CavTom2PMs-1.0 genome encodes:
- the LOC132188720 gene encoding uncharacterized protein LOC132188720: MSRLQGPSSHKRKQPEPNSASGSLTEHERILYHVIKSKQNMGIWTRDMKWETKLPDYVVVKSLKSLQAKKLIKEVVNVQNKGRKHYIAAEFEPSKEITGGTWYAGGNLDTEFINFLQKHCVKIIYEQKVATLEGILDTIRRSRAFNVEFTPQQIEEIVNALVLDNEITEVESNGMGEFDSIPVGTVCYMCTNKGGRKGEPKIGAMASIPCGVCPQISLCTPDGIISPQTCVHFTKWLDF, from the coding sequence ATGAGCCGACTTCAGGGGCCCTCATCCCATAAGCGTAAACAACCAGAACCAAATTCAGCTTCTGGGTCTTTGACGGAACATGAGCGCATCCTCTATCATGTGATTAAAAGCAAACAAAACATGGGAATTTGGACGAGGGACATGAAATGGGAAACAAAACTCCCTGACTATGTGGTTGTCAAATCCCTGAAGTCACTTCAAGCTAAGAAACTGATAAAAGAGGTAGTAAACGTCCAAAATAAAGGCAGAAAACACTATATAGCGGCAGAGTTTGAACCATCAAAGGAAATCACTGGTGGGACTTGGTATGCTGGGGGAAACCTTGATACTGAATTTATAAACTTTCTGCAAAAGCACTGTGTAAAGATCATATATGAGCAGAAGGTTGCCACACTGGAGGGAATTTTGGACACGATCAGGCGGAGTAGAGCCTTCAATGTTGAGTTCACTCCACAGCAAATTGAAGAGATTGTGAATGCTTTGGTTTTGGACAATGAGATAACTGAGGTCGAAAGCAATGGAATGGGGGAGTTTGATTCTATTCCTGTTGGGACCGTTTGTTATATGTGCACGAACAAAGGAGGCCGTAAGGGGGAACCAAAAATAGGGGCCATGGCTTCCATTCCATGCGGGGTTTGTCCACAGATAAGTTTATGTACACCAGATGGCATAATTTCCCCCCAGACCTGTGTGCACTTCACCAAATGGTTGGATTTCTAA